The Puntigrus tetrazona isolate hp1 chromosome 16, ASM1883169v1, whole genome shotgun sequence genome includes a region encoding these proteins:
- the LOC122360665 gene encoding PILR alpha-associated neural protein, producing MRDDRSGKESVNRLKRWSDDDRKWEELGEMQMPVTAQASTTQLWAVDWGPTQPLEDETHHLLSSLETEGLRVTTPEDWSHRRSAAANQTQRPTMGERDKIETEEQDTEEVDPQFYVTVTISSLLILSAVIISAKLCYDRSLSQRPPPLSLAIPRSIAQEDSRQTLHSTPSFPDRERIPVVNL from the exons ATGAG AGATGATCGGAGCGGCAAGGAGTCAGTGAACAGGCTGAAGCGATGGAGCGATG ATGACAGGAAGTGGGAGGAGTTGGGTGAAATGCAGATGCCAGTCACGGCGCAGGCCAGCACCACTCAGCTGTGGGCAGTGGACTGGGGTCCCACGCAGCCCCTGGAGGACGAAACCCATCACTTGCTGTCCAGTCTGGAGACGGAGGGTTTGAGGGTGACTACGCCCGAGGACTGGTCGCACCGTCGAAGCGCGGCTGCCAATCAAACACAACGCCCGACTATGGGAGAGAGGGACAAGATAGAGACAGAAGAGCAGGACACTGAGGAAG TGGACCCACAGTTTTATGTGACAGTGACGATCTCATCTCTGCTGATTCTCTCTGCGGTCATCATCTCGGCTAAACTCTG TTACGACCGCAGTCTCTCCCAGCGCCCTCCGCCTCTCTCCCTCGCCATCCCTCGCTCCATAGCTCAGGAGGACAGCAGGCAGACTCTGCACAGCACTCCATCCTTCCCCGACAGAGAGAG